In Nocardia sp. XZ_19_385, the sequence TACTCACGGTTGCCGCGACCCCGGAGGGCCTTGTCGAAATTGCCACCGCGGCTGAGGCATTCGGTCTCCCGGGCGAGGAGACCGGGCGGGCGCTCGCCTATCTCGGGTATCGCGTGCTCAACGCGCACGTGCTGATTCGCTCCGCGTCGGTGCACGATGCGGTCGCCGCCGTGCTGGCGCTGTCCGGGGAGCCGATGACGGTGGCCGAGATCCAGGCGGCGGTGGTGCCACGCCGTTCGGTGTCGAGCATCCGCAACGCGATGGTGGCCGACGAGCGGTTCGGCAAGGCCGACCGCACCCGCTGGGGGCTGACCCGATGGGGCACCCGCTATGTGCCGATTCATCGGCAGATCGGGGAGATCCTGGACGCGAACGGCGGCCAGATCGAGCTCGAAGAGCTGGTGCGGCAGGTCACGCGCAGCTTCGACGTGCGCGCTGTCAGCGTCCGAACCTATGCCGCGACAGGCGAATACGTCACCAGCGCGGGCGTGGTCACCCGGCGGGAACGCAGCTATACGCCGCGCAAGTCGCCCACCAAGACGCGCGGGCTGTATCGCGAGGGCGACGTGATCCGCTGGCGGACCACGATCGCGGCCGCTCACCTCAAGGGCTCGGCCTTCAATCTGCCCTCGGCACTGGCGGGCATGGTCGGGGTCGGGCCGAATCATCCGGTGGAGTTGGCGAGCCGGCTCGGGCCGCAGGCGGTGCTGTGGGTGTCGGTGCAGGCGCGCTGCGGCACCATCAAGCGGTTCGTCGACGACCTCGGATTGTCGGCCGGTGACGATGTCTTCCTCGAATTCACGCCCGGTGCAACGGGTTTGCGATTCGACGTGGTGCCGGTGGCAGCGGCCACGGGCGGCGACAAGGTGCGCCGGGCACTGGCCGCGACCGGACATTCCGCGGCGGCCCGGCTGCCGAAGGGGCAGCTGCGGTCCGCGCTCGCGGCGGCGCTGTGGCTACCCCCAGCGACGGATCTGCCCGCTGTCGGCGCGGCCCTGCGAGCGCGTGGGGAAACGGAGCTCGCGGACCTCGTTGCCGGCTGACTCCAGCAGCGCCGAAGTCCGGCGGCCGAACAGGGCCACGCTCAGGCCATCGCAGGTCCGGCCGGCACCCTCCGGCAGCGTCTGGGCGTAGAAGTCCGCGTGGACGAGCACCGACGCGGCGCCACCTTCCTCCGCTCGGTCCGTCAGGGACAGGGTCGCGCCGGAGATCAGGGTCGCCACTGCGGCCAGGAAGGTTTCGAACGCACCGAGTTCGAGACCGAGGCCGACGGTATCGTCCGCCCCGATTCCCCATTGCCCGGCCACCGTCCGCGCGGTGGCCGTCAGCGCCCCGGCGTCCACGACGCGGCACAGCGAGCCCTCCGGACTACAGAAGACGAAGCCGGCCGGCGGCTCCGATCGGGCGGCGGAGTTTGCCAACCCGACCAGCGTGTAGTCACCGGCGACGGTGGACATCGGCGGATCGTCCACGCCCACCACGTCTTCGACGATGTGGTTGTCGGCAACGTGCCCCAGCGCCCAGTGCGCATCGGCAACGCGCAGCTTGCGTTCGGTGAGCGTGCAGGTTTCACGAATGTCGAGCGGGATGGCCACGGCGCCCGCGTAGTTCACTGCGAGCGCCGCGAGTAGCGATCGGTAACCGAAACGGATGTAGACCGCGACTCGCTCGCCAGGGCGAACCCCTGCGGCGAGCAGTTCGGCGGCAAGCACTTCCACGGCTTCGGCCAGCAGGTCATAGGTGTGCGCGCAGCCATCGTCGAGAACCGCGATCCGGTCGAAGGAGTTTCCGATCCCCTCGACCGCCTGAGCGATCCGCGTCATCATCGGCACTGCTGCGTCACCTCGCGTTCTCGAACCGCAACCCTTCCGGCCGGAAAGGTAAGGACAGCCTAACCACACAGCCGCCGATTCGGTGAAACGTGACCCGGGTCACTCCGCGCGTTAGGCCGCTTTCGCTTGGCGCAGACTCATTTCCAACTCCTCGGTCGTCGCCACCACGCCACAGCGCCGCGCCACGTAGTTCAGCGCCATCAGGTGATCCTCGCGGGTGAAGTCGGCGGTCGCGTCCAAGGCGAAGAACGGGCGCACATCGCTCATGAACGCCTCGGCTGCGCTGAGCATGCAGCCCATGTGGGCATAGACGCCGGTGATGATCAACTGGTCGCGCTGGTAATGACTCAGCAGTTCCCGCAGGTCGGTGCGCTGGAAAGCCGAGTAGCGCCACTTGGTGACCTGGATGTCGGACGGGCCCGGCTCCAGTTCCGCCACCACCTCGGCCTGCGGACCGCTCTCCAGGCCGGTGCCCCAGAAGTCGGCCAGGATGCCGCGGCGCGACGGATGCTGGTCACCGGGCTGCATGGTGTAGATCACGGGAATGCCCGCCATCGTGCAGAACTGGCGCAGCCGGCGGATGTTCGCCAGCGCCGTGGCCATCGGTTCCTGATCGGTGCGGTAGGCATCGATGAAGTACTGCTGCATGTCGTGAATCAGCAGCGCGGCGCGGGACGTATCCAGCGACCACGACACCCGGTTGTCGTCCACCTCATCGGGCGTGGGCAGCGAATACGGGGCGATCGGCGGGATAGCCAAGACAGAATCCTCCTACGGCGGAACGGTTTTCGGGGGGGTTGCTACATATCGAGGGTGGCGCCGCCGTCGACCCGCAGGTCGTGCAGCGTGATGTGCCGGGCGGCCGGTGATGCCAGGAAGTAGGCGGCCTCGGCGACGTCTTCGGGAAGCCCGATGCGCCGCAACGGGATTCCGGCGCGGTAGCGGTCGGGATCACCGGCGATGATGCGTTCGCGCGCGATGTCGGCGAGTTCGGCGTCGGCGCCGTGCATCCCGCGCAGCATGGGGGTGTCGGTGGAGCCGGGCGAGACCAGGTTCACCCGAACCCCTTGCGCGGCAACCTCCAACCCGAGCGAGCGGGCGAACGCGGCCGCGGCGGCTTTGGAAGCGCCGTAGGCCGCCATGCCCGCGCGCGGGGTGCTGGCGGCGTTCGAGGTGACCACGACGATCGAGCCGCCGCCGTTGGCCGCCATGGCCGTGGCGGCCTGCCGGGTGACGTTCATCGTGCCCGTGGCGTTGACGCTCATGCACCGATTCCACTGGGCGGCCGTCAGATCCGCCGCATCGCCGGTTTCCAGCACGCCCGCGGCGTGCACCAGCACCGCCGCCGGGCCGATCGCACGGGTCGCGTCGGCGAAGGCCTCGGCGACCGCATCGGCGTCGGCGACATCGACGCGGGCCGCGTGCGCGACGAAATCATCCTCGGCAGCACGGATTTCGGTGCGCACACGGAATACGGCGGGATCGGTGTCCCACAGTGATACCGGAGCCGAACGCGCCGCGAACAATTCCGCGACCGCCCGCCCGATCCCTGCCGCCGCTCCGGTGACGATGACCGGACCACATGCTTCCCAGCTCTGCGACATAAGGTTAGCCTATACTGACTTTCTCGCGAATGACAATGCTCGATGGAAGGGCTCGATGTTGGACTCCCCACTCCCCGGCTGGACTCCGTGGCCGCTCGCCGAAACCGAGCTCTACCGCTCGCTCGGCTACTGGACCGGCGAAACCTTCAGCGATCTGCTGGCGGCGCGGGCCGCGAGCCACCCGGCAGCCGTGGCGGTGGTCGACGACGCGAACCGCTGGTCATACGCCGAATTGCAGTCCCGGGCGCAGGAACTGGCGACCGGTTTCCGCGAGCTCGGGATCCGGCCGCGGGACCGGGTGCTGGTGCAGTTGCCGAATATCGCCGAGTTCGTCGAGGTGATCTTCGGGCTGTTCCAGGCCGGGGCGTTGCCGGTGTTCTGCCTGCCCGCGCACCGGCAGGCCGAGCTGGTGCCGATCGCGCGGGCCAGCGGCGCGGTGGCGATGGTGACCTGTCATCACCACCAGCTCTTCGATCACGCGGCGCTGGCCGCGACCGTGCGCGCGGAAGCGACGGCACTCGAGCATGTGATCGTGGTGCCGGATCGGGGTGCGGCGGCACCCGAGGGCTTCCTGCCCCTGGACGAACTGCGCCGGACCCCCGGGGAATTCCCGGCACTCGAGGCCGCCGATGTCGCGTTCCTGCAGTTGTCCGGCGGCAGCACCGGGATTCCGAAGCTGATCCCCCGCACCCATGACGACTACCTCTACAGCGTCCGCCGCAGCGCCGAGATCTGCGAACTCGATTCGAGCAGTGTGTATCTCGCGGCCTTGCCGGTCGCCCACAACTTCCCGATGAGTTCGCCCGGCATCCTGGGCGCATTGTGGGCGGGCGGCACGGTCGCTTTGGCCGCCGACCCCACCCCGAGCACCGCGTTCGCGGCGATCGAGCGGTTCGGCGTGACCATCACCGGGCTGGTTCCGCCGCTGGCCCGGGTGTGGGCCGAACGCGCCGAAGCCGGTACTCCGCATGATCTTTCGAGTCTGCGGGTGCTGCTCGTCGGTGGCGCCCGCTGCCCCGACGAACTGGCTCGGCGGATCGGGCCGGCGCTGGGGGTCACCGTGCAGCAGGTCTTCGGGATGGCCGAGGGCCTGGTTTGCTACACGCGGCTCGACGATCCCGAGGAGGTCATCGTCGGGACGCAGGGGCGGCCGATGTCGGACCTCGATCACGTCGCCGTGGTGGACGAATCCGGGCAGCCCGTCGAGCCGGGCACCGACGGCATGTTGATCACCAAGGGCCCGTACACGATTCGCGGCTACTACGACAATCCCGATGCGAACGCGGCCTCCTTCACGCCCGACGGCTGGTACCGGACCGGCGATGTGGTGGCGTTGCGCACCGACGGCAATCTCGTGGTCAAGGGCCGCAACGGCGACCACGTCAACCGTGGCGGGGAGAAGGTCTCGGCCGAGGAGCTGGAGGAGCATCTGCTCGAGCACCCGGCCGTGCGGGACGCCGCGATTGTCTCGGTGCCCGATCCGGCCCTCGGTGAGCGGACGTGCGCGTTCATTCTGGCCACCGATCCCGATGCCGCGCCGACGCTTTCGGAGTTGCGGCGCTTCGTTCGGGAGCGCGGGGTGGCGGCATGGAAGCTGCCGGATCTGATCGAGGTCGTGGACAGTTTCCCGGAGACGGGGGTCGGCAAGACCAGTCGCCGGGCGTTGCGCGCCGCGCTGACAGAGCACGCCAACCGCTAGTTTCGTCGTCCCGGAACGATTGTGGCCGGGACCCGGCATCGGCCTCGAATTCGGAGCTGATGTCAGGGTCCCGGCCACAACCATGTAGCGAAAGGCTCAGGCGGCGACAGGTTCTGGAGCCGTGGCGGATCGCACCGCGGACAGGGTCGCGAAGAGCAGAGCTCCGATGACTACGACAACGAGACCGTAAACCAGCAGTGCGGTATCCGGGGCGAAGTATTGTCCGAGGATGCCCGCTGTCATCGACCCGAGAGCGGTTCCGGTGACAGCCTGGATCAGCCACAGGCTGGATACCCGGCCGCGCAGTTCATCCGGGGTGTTGTGCTGCAACACCGCGAAACGGAAGATGTCGTTGACCGCGCGGGCGAGGCCGAACCCGGCCAAACCCAGGAAGGCCATCAGGGCGGCTCCGGTCGCGGCGCTGCCGGTGCTGCCGAGAACCAGGGATCCGATCGGCAGTGCCAGCATCGAGGCGAGCAGCGCCAGCCCGCTGCGGCGGATGTTTCCGGTCCAACCGCTGGTGAGCGTGCCGAGCACAGCGCCGACCGCGGGTGCGCCGTAGAGCAGACCCAGGGTCGCCGGGCCCGCGTGCAGGACTTGGTCGACGAACGCGGGCAGCAGCACCGTCGGGCCGCTGGCCAGCATGACCACCAG encodes:
- a CDS encoding sigma factor-like helix-turn-helix DNA-binding protein — encoded protein: MSGSPGAAEKVTTQPRAAMGRSWLEILPWLGAHRAGPSLLGDDVLIPNAWMSTPAGAGVPPEFLGEVCRRIAVVFLEQHRDVRLAVAFPFAFAAADFDDLRLSAKVRIALAGNGAIAALGNLTMRELARLPGIGPAALTEIGTALVRCSIPAPAPAPAVAEVESFVAGLTDRDRFLLTARVLAAKPMTLVSCGIELGISRERVNQLDSRLRNQVRTMFHASRELRRTADILAAAARPMAALGRICDSAPELGAPVPGLGLRLWQVLIRLDDRIDVVDDWIADTSIEAARQRVQKILTVAATPEGLVEIATAAEAFGLPGEETGRALAYLGYRVLNAHVLIRSASVHDAVAAVLALSGEPMTVAEIQAAVVPRRSVSSIRNAMVADERFGKADRTRWGLTRWGTRYVPIHRQIGEILDANGGQIELEELVRQVTRSFDVRAVSVRTYAATGEYVTSAGVVTRRERSYTPRKSPTKTRGLYREGDVIRWRTTIAAAHLKGSAFNLPSALAGMVGVGPNHPVELASRLGPQAVLWVSVQARCGTIKRFVDDLGLSAGDDVFLEFTPGATGLRFDVVPVAAATGGDKVRRALAATGHSAAARLPKGQLRSALAAALWLPPATDLPAVGAALRARGETELADLVAG
- a CDS encoding (2,3-dihydroxybenzoyl)adenylate synthase, whose amino-acid sequence is MLDSPLPGWTPWPLAETELYRSLGYWTGETFSDLLAARAASHPAAVAVVDDANRWSYAELQSRAQELATGFRELGIRPRDRVLVQLPNIAEFVEVIFGLFQAGALPVFCLPAHRQAELVPIARASGAVAMVTCHHHQLFDHAALAATVRAEATALEHVIVVPDRGAAAPEGFLPLDELRRTPGEFPALEAADVAFLQLSGGSTGIPKLIPRTHDDYLYSVRRSAEICELDSSSVYLAALPVAHNFPMSSPGILGALWAGGTVALAADPTPSTAFAAIERFGVTITGLVPPLARVWAERAEAGTPHDLSSLRVLLVGGARCPDELARRIGPALGVTVQQVFGMAEGLVCYTRLDDPEEVIVGTQGRPMSDLDHVAVVDESGQPVEPGTDGMLITKGPYTIRGYYDNPDANAASFTPDGWYRTGDVVALRTDGNLVVKGRNGDHVNRGGEKVSAEELEEHLLEHPAVRDAAIVSVPDPALGERTCAFILATDPDAAPTLSELRRFVRERGVAAWKLPDLIEVVDSFPETGVGKTSRRALRAALTEHANR
- a CDS encoding isochorismatase family protein, producing the protein MAIPPIAPYSLPTPDEVDDNRVSWSLDTSRAALLIHDMQQYFIDAYRTDQEPMATALANIRRLRQFCTMAGIPVIYTMQPGDQHPSRRGILADFWGTGLESGPQAEVVAELEPGPSDIQVTKWRYSAFQRTDLRELLSHYQRDQLIITGVYAHMGCMLSAAEAFMSDVRPFFALDATADFTREDHLMALNYVARRCGVVATTEELEMSLRQAKAA
- a CDS encoding SDR family oxidoreductase, translating into MSQSWEACGPVIVTGAAAGIGRAVAELFAARSAPVSLWDTDPAVFRVRTEIRAAEDDFVAHAARVDVADADAVAEAFADATRAIGPAAVLVHAAGVLETGDAADLTAAQWNRCMSVNATGTMNVTRQAATAMAANGGGSIVVVTSNAASTPRAGMAAYGASKAAAAAFARSLGLEVAAQGVRVNLVSPGSTDTPMLRGMHGADAELADIARERIIAGDPDRYRAGIPLRRIGLPEDVAEAAYFLASPAARHITLHDLRVDGGATLDM
- a CDS encoding AMP-binding protein; translation: MMTRIAQAVEGIGNSFDRIAVLDDGCAHTYDLLAEAVEVLAAELLAAGVRPGERVAVYIRFGYRSLLAALAVNYAGAVAIPLDIRETCTLTERKLRVADAHWALGHVADNHIVEDVVGVDDPPMSTVAGDYTLVGLANSAARSEPPAGFVFCSPEGSLCRVVDAGALTATARTVAGQWGIGADDTVGLGLELGAFETFLAAVATLISGATLSLTDRAEEGGAASVLVHADFYAQTLPEGAGRTCDGLSVALFGRRTSALLESAGNEVRELRFPTRSQGRADSGQIRRWG